TACCATAGAAAGTGACGGTCAGAGTCACCGACGTCCCCTCCTCAAGCGTCTTGTTTACCACGTTTCCGCTGACGTTTCCGCCGCCTGCGCCAAAGCGCTGCAACTGGAGTTGATCAACGGCGACCTCCATGTTCTGGGCAATGCCCATGGTCTGTTGCGTGGCCTCGGTGTCACCATTCTTATTCGCAGCTTGCGCCCAAATCAGGTAGGCGTTCTGGCTATTCGGATCCAAGGCAGCCCACTGTTCTGCGACAGCGGGAATGTCGGTGAACAGCTCATCCAGTAGCAGGGTACGGGCCCACATTTCCGCTGAGTCTCGGTCAGTGGCGTTCAGTTCGACCGCCTGGCTAAAGGAGCGTACGGCGTTCACCCAGTCGCTCGCTTGATAGAAGCCAACTCCGATCGAGAAGAGGTCCGGTCCACTAAGACCAGGCTTTGAGAGCAAGTCAGCGTACACTAAGAGCGCTGCGGCTTCATCGCCCGAATCCATCAGGACCGTCGCCAGGCTCCGGATATGCTCCATGTTGCTCGGATCAGCCTCACTGAGTGAGCGGTAGGCATCGGCGGCCTCAGCCGAGCGGCCCGAACCAGCAAGGGTCTGTGCATGGAGGAGGGGTAGCACGGACGCCTGGTCCTGCCAGTCGGCGACCGTTGCAGAATCTTTAGCAGCAACAGCCTCCGAATTCATGAACACACCCACTTGCTCGATAAACACAATCGACCGCTCGTAATCGCCAAGGGAGCCGTATAGCTGGGCGAGTGTCACCATGATCTCAGGGCGGTCCTGGAAAATCGCGTGCGCATTTTCAAAGATGGCCGTGGCTCCTTCGTAGTCTCCCGCGGAAACCAGTGGCGAAGCTTCCTGATAGAGGTCGATCCAAGTCCGCTCGCGCAGTTCCGCATCTTCGAACTCGTAGAGCGGGTAGAGCTCTTGTGCCTGGTCGAAGTGAGCTCCTGCCTCGGCATATTGCTCAAGCTCGAGGGAGGCCATAGCGGCGAGGCGATGCCCGAGCGGATTGTTCGGATTTTCGGCAATTTCCGCCTGTGCGGCCGTCAGCGCAATAACGTAGTATTGACGGCGTTTCGCCTCATCATCCTCGTCCTCCGCATCGTCGATCGCGTCTTCCGCGTCGTCGGTGTAGTCCGTGTCTCGGGGACGTTCGCCAACCTGTGCGGCCAGCGACCCGCCTGCCAAAACCATTAGGAATGCGATCAGTCCAAGTCCCGCTGCTACCCTCTTCATGCACAACGCTCCAATTGGGTGAAGAACTATTCTCATAAATGAACCTCAATTGAGCAATAAGGTTGATCATTTTGTGCCGCTGCTCCCGGCTGCTCATCGATTCCACAACGACAGGCTCTGTTCCGGCCGCGTCGGCGTGCCGAGTTCATGTTACAGCGCGGCGCCAGTTTTGGTTCGCATCCGAACGACCGTCCTTCGTGGTGCTCGGGTAGTTCACCTTCTGGCTGCGAGTGCAGCGCGCGGCGTAGGCCGGCGCGGTCATGCCGCCCACACCATCGAGTTGGGCGCGGCGGTCAGGCCCAACCGGCGCCGGGGTTGGAGTGCAGCCTGCCGACAAGTTTCCAGAGTGGGGTACTCCCCGGCACACTCGAAGACAAGGAGATTCGAGTATGCCGGGGAAACTATCGAGAGCCACGTATGGTCCTGACAGCCCAAAATAAGAAAGCCCGCAAAGACTTCCTTAATTAGTGCTAGGCATCATGAGGTGAGCCCAGGGTGTGTCCTGGAACATGACGTAAGGTTCACCAGTCGTGTGATCCGTATTCATGCCCTTCAAGGTTGCAGCATCGACCGGAAAAATCATTACGTGGGGACCTGTGATCACGCCATCCGCGGGATTCTCAGGCGGGCCCGCAAAGGGATCCGTGTTGCTGTTGTCGTAAGAGCCCATGAGCATGTAGGACAAGCCCATCGTCTCAATTTCGGGCTCCATACCCGTCATCCAGCTGCCTACCCAGGCCATCGCAGGAGTGTCAAAGCACATCGGATCAAGGCCAGGGGTAACGAGTCTGTCTGGGAAACAAGTCCAACCGTTATCGCCCTCTCTGAGCACCGCCGGATCTTCGCCCTCAGCAGCCGGCCAGTCCAACACCGTCGCACCTTGAGAAACAACGTTCGAGGCAGCGCTCATCGCACTAGTAACCTTATCTTCTGTTGATGACTCAGCAGTAATTTCTGCCGAAGCCAGCTCTGCCATCTGCGCTTCTTCCCCTTCCTGCTCCACAGGGCCGCATGCAGCCAACAGAATGGAAACGAGGAATACCGGGAGGGGCTTGAATAACTTCATGAGATAGCTCCTGTGTGTTAACACTCTTTACCTAATGGACGGCTAGAGGCCATACCCAAGGCCTGAAGCGGACGTATTGTATCTTACTTATCTGTGCCTCCTTCTCCTATAGGAAGGGGCCCCTTAACTGCATGCGATTCAATCACTGACAGGTACCGTGAACGTGCGCTCAGCAGCAGTTGAGCGCACCCCGCAAAAGAGTCTGCGATTCCGGCGGTTCATCTCGGGCCGCGTAGGGATTTGAGGCCGGTGGTCCGAAGCGGGCCTTCGTCTTCTGGACCGTGATTCGGATGGCTTTTGCGCGACGGGTGGCACACTCTGCTGATACGGCGGTCAAGTGCCCGCATTCCGATCCGACCAACGCTGACGACTGTGTCCGGGTGCGCCCGACAGCGACTTGGGATGGCGGGGGTGTCGTGTCTTGGGTCAGCCGCGCACGACGCCGCGTCGTGTGAAGAAGGTGCGCTCCGACGAGGCAGCGCTGCGCACGGACGTGACGCGCTTGGCGAGTCGATTCGGTCGATGAGGCAGCTGAAGCAGTTTTTGTGACAACTGGTGAACGCGAAAGCCCCGGTCGGACTCTAAGTCCTACCAGGGCTTTCGTTTACCACAGAGCGGGAGACCGGGCTCGAACCGGCGACCCTCAGCTTGGGAAGCTGATGCTCTACCAGCTGAGCTACTCCCGCATACGGCGAAATGTAGTAGAGGGTTTGGGGTGGTCAAGAAAATTACGGTGTAGAGTGGAGCCTTCCGCTCTCGTAAGTGATTATTAGGATGTGATCACAACGCCTCCCATGCTGCGGAGCCTCCTTACAGGCCGACTGCGACGTTTGGTCGCGTTCTGGGTCACGCTCCGCGTTGATGTCACTTCCCACGGGGGTGATCGGTGGGGCAGTCTCCGCTGGCTCACGCTCTTCCCGCTCATCGGGTGTAGCTGTGTCGCGTCCGATCAGCCGGTCGACTCCGGCGCAGTGGCCTATTCGCGCACCCTCGGGGCGGCAGGATGGTGGGGACTACTGCTGACCGTCCGCGATCCAACCGGTGGTGCCGTCCGGCGATCGGACGTAGAGATAGCCCTGGAACCGTCCGAGGACTGGAACCTCCGTCCCGGCGGCGAATTGAGCTATCACCGGAGCGTTTGTGGCCGGACGGGCACGAACGGACTCTCCGCTAGCCACGACTTGCGAAGACACAGGCTGGTCCGCTGACTCCGTCAGGCGAGCGGCCACATAACCCTGGGTGCCATCCGGAAGCCGGACACGGTAATAGCCTCCGGACCCGGCGAGAACGCGAAGCGGGGTGTATTGAAGCATCTCCCGGAGCACATCCGAGCGAGCACTAGGGGCGGCCCGGAGTCGGATTCCGTCATTCCGAAGACGAACCCATGACCCGAGCTGATCGAGATCCGCGGTCATGTCGGCCATCCTTCCCGATGTCGTTCGCAGGAAGGGAGATGGATCAACCGGACCCTCACCTCGGCGGTAGACACCGAAATGGAGATGGGGCGGGGTTGTTCGCGCATTTCCGGAATTTCCGACGAACCCGAGCGTGTCCCCGGTCTGCACGCGATCTCCGTTCGCCACATGCTGGCTGTCGAGATGAGCGAAGTAGATGTTTGAGTTCCGAACCGGGTCCCGAAGCCAGACTACCTTGCCGCCCAGATTGGTCACGTCTACCCGATTGACCACACCTGCCGACGTCGCGAGCACGGGTGTGCCGCGGCGCGCGAAGATGTCGACCCCATCGTGACGTCGGCGGCCCCCTTCACGCTCGACGCCGAACACGCTTTGCACGGCTCGCATGCCGTGGCCTTCGACGGGGAAGGCGAGCTGGGCATCGAGCCGAAGCCGAACACGGTACTGGCCTCCGCGCAGGAGCTCAGGCTGAAGCCGAAGAATGAAGTCTCCGCCGCGCCATGGCTCGTGCACGAACGCTCCCGGCACGGAGTCGGAAGATAGAATCGGCCTAGGCGGGTCACCCTCTGATGCAGGGACTCTGAAAAGGTCTACGAAGACCTTTGCGCCATCCTCGCTCTCGAGCTCGATCTCTGCAAACAACTTTTGGCCACGCCCGACGGTGACCCGATACGCCATCGCTCCCGGATCTTCGGCCGCGATGAAGCCCTCCTCCTCGAACGGGAGGCTGACCGGAGCCGCCGCATCGACAGCGGAGCGGCCTGCGGTGAGCCAGTCACGCCCTAGGGCAGTTTCCGCGAGCCCCGCATCGGAAAGACTCTCTTGATAGGCCTCATGCGGCGTCAGGTCGCGAAAGCGATCATGCACCTGCTCCGCTTGCTCGCAGGCTACAAGCCCGAGCGCGACCATACTGGCCGGCACCCATAGTGTCCGTCTTCCCCGCATCACATTCCCCACTTCACGCTCATTGATCTGGAGCGGCGTACGGTCATCCGTTCTCCTCTTCGATGAGACTAGGACTTTGCATTCCGGGGTTCGAAGCTGTGGCTGTCCTCGCGGCTGGGTCAAGATCAACGCCGTCCTCTTGGGACTGCGATTCCTCTCCCATATCGTTCAAATTGGAACTACCCGTTGCCACGGTTAGCTTTTTGACTTCTCGCGACGCCTCCCGCTCGCATCCCCGTGCAGGTTTTTCCGTGGTCCGCATTGCCGAAATCGAAGCCGGAAGTATCGCCGACGAGTTGAATCTCGAGATCGGCTCACGTGTCGTACGCATCAACGGCGAACGCGTGCGTGATGGTATCGACCTCACGTTTCTCCTGTCAGACACCGAGATCGAAGTCGAGACCGTGAATCCGGCGGGCGAGACGATCGTCTATGACATCGAACGAGATCCCGGTGATCCGATCGGGATCGTGCCTGCGCCCGATACGATTCGGGAGTGCGCCAACAAATGCGTGTTCTGTTTCATCGATGGTAATCCGCAGGACGCGCGGAAGACGCTCTGGCTCCGAGACGATGATTTCAGGCTTTCGTTCACATACGGGAGCTACGTCACGCTCACGAACCTAGGCCCCAAGGGCCTCCAAAGGCTCGTCGACCAGCGGATCTCTCCCCTGTATGTAAGTGTCCACGCGACAGAGTCGGAGGTTCGGGAACGCCTGTTGGTGAACCAGCGCGCGGGCCTCATCATGGATCAACTACGAGAGTTGATCGCTGGGGGGCTCGAGGTCCACACACAAATCGTGCTCTGCCCGGAGTGGAACGATGGGGCCCATCTCGATCGGACGATCGAGGATCTGTGGGGGCTGGGCGGGGCGATTTCGTCGCTTTCTGTAGTTCCAGTCGGGCTGACCCGGTACAACTTGGAAAATCCGGTCCGGCTGTTGAATCCGGATGAGGCGGCGCAAGCGATCGATCGCGTGGATGAAGCCCGTGTGAGAGGGCTGGCTGAGCGAAGCAACGGCTGGTGCTACGCCGCGGACGAGATGTACCTAATCGCAGGGCGAGAAGTCCCGGATGTCGCCTATTACGACGACGGTGCGCTCTATGAGAACGGAGTGGGCTCGATCCGTCGTTTTGTGGACCTGTTCGACGCCGGCGTCAGCTCAGTACCGCGTCGTGACGGCGGCAGGATTCGACTTGTGACGGGTGGCTCCATGGCCCCGTTCATCCGCGAGCGCACCGACCGACTCGAGGCAGCCACAGGCGCAACGGTCGAAGTCGTCCAGGTTCGCAATGATTACTTCGGAGAGTCCGTGACCATTGCGGGCCTCCTAGGCGGTCAAGACATCCTGAACACCCTCGGTGAAGGACGCTCGGGAGATGTGATCGTGCTTCCAGCCGAGGCATTGAACGGTGACAACTTATTTATCGACAACGTACCCCTGAGTGATTTCACGGCACGGCTCGGGCCGGCCGAGATCCGCACGGGCTACGAGATCACAGAGGCCTTGAAGTCCGCATGAGTGGAAACCTGCCCGTAGTGGCTGTAGTAGGCCGACCCAACGTCGGAAAATCGACCTTCTTCAACCGGATCATCGGAAAGCGCCTGGCGATCGTAGATGATCAGCCGGGTGTAACCCGGGACCGAAATTTCGCTCGGGCCGACTGGGCCGGTCGTGAATTTTACATCGTCGATACGGGCGGTGTGATAGAAGGAAGCGACGACAGGCTCGACCGTTCGATCCGGGAGCAGGCGATGCACGCGGTCGACGAAGCGGACGTGATCATGTTCCTCGTGGACGGTAAGGCCGGCGTACATCCCCTGGACGAACGGTTAGCGGAGGTCCTCCGGAAGACCGCAACGCCGGTTGTCCTCGTGGTGAACAAGGTCGACAACCTGCCCACCGATCAGAGTCATCTGGACTTCTGGTCGCTCGGCATGGACGAGCCCGTTCCTGTCAGTGCGCTGTCCGGAAAGGGCTCCGGTGACCTGCTGGATCGCGTGCTTGCGGCGTTGCCACCCGCCGAAGACTTCGAGGACGACGAGAACCTGATTCGGGTAGCGATCGTCGGGAAGCCGAACGTGGGCAAGTCCAGCTTTGTGAATCGCCTCGTGGGCGAGGACCGCGTTGTCGTTTCTGAGATTGCGGGTACCACGAGGGACCCGATCGATACCCAGTTCAAATACCACGGCAAAACTTTGGTATTCGTCGATACGGCGGGGCTTCGGAGGCAGTCGAAGGTCAAGGACAGCCTCGAATACTACAGCGCGCTTCGGACCGAGCGAGTCGTGATCTCGTCCGATGTCTGTGTGGTCCTCGTCGATGCCAGTGAGGAGGAGTTACACGCCCAGGACGTTCGCATCATGCAGGCGGCTTGGGATGCCGGTCGGGGGGTGATTATGCTCGCCAACAAGTGGGACCTGGTCGAGAAGGACACCATGACGGCCCCAGACTGGCAGAAAAAGGTGCGGGCACGCATTCCGGACCTGCAATGGGTCCCAATGGTGTTCACGTCGGCGATGACGGGCCTGCGGATTCGGAAGTGCCTCGACCTCATTCTCGACGTGAACTCAGAGAGAAGCCGCCGCATTGATACGCACGAGGTCAACGAGATCCTGGAGGAACTCGTGCGCCGTCAGCCACCGCCGCATCATCGTGGCCGCCCGGTAAAGGTCAAATATGGGACCCAGGTCTCTGTGAGGCCCCCCACCTTCGCACTTTTTTCCAACTTCCCGAAGGCGATCCCCGCGCACTATGTTCGGTACCTGCACAACGGCTTCCGCGACGCATGGACGTTCATGGGAACGCCGATCCGACTTCGCCTTCGTGGCGGCAAGGACGACGACTAAAGCGTGATCTATGCCTTCCTCGGGCTCTCGTATCTCCTTGGAGCGACGCCGACCAGTTATTGGGTTGGGCGGGTGTTCCACGGCTTGGATCTACGTGAGCACGGGTCAGGTAATCTCGGTGCCACCAATGCGTTACGTGTCTTGGGTATGAAGTCAGCGCTTCCCGTGGTTTTCGTCGATGTCGCAAAGGGATGGATTCCGGTGTGGCTGTTCGCGGACCTGGTGGGCGCCGGATTCGAATGGGCCTTTGCCTACGGGATTGCGGCGATTCTGGGCCACATGTTCAGCTTCTGGGTGGGCTTCAAGGGCGGAAAGGGGATGGCCACGAGCGCGGGGGTCTTCCTGGGATTTGCCCCTCTGGCAGTACTCGCTGGGTTCGTCCTGTGGCTCGGCTTCACTTTACCCACGGGCTACGTATCCCTTGGATCGATCGTCTCGGCAGGCACCCTCCCTTTCCTCATCTATTTGACGCCTCATCAGGGCGGGGACGCTCTCGTTCTCTTTTCGGCTCCACTTGCCGTCTTCGTGGTCTGGAAGCATCGGGCGAACATCGGGAGGTTACGCCGCGGCGAGGAGAACCGTTTCGGTGTCCGCGGAACCCGTCCGTCGCAGGCTCCTGATGAAAGGGAGCCCGCTCCTGCAATCACCCCGGGCGATCCCGAACAACCTCGAACGGGTACGATATGACGGCTCCCCTTCGGGCGACTGTTATTGGCGCAGGTTCATGGGGTACGGCTCTCGCGATGACTCTTGTTGAGAGTGGTCATGACGTCCGGATCTGGTCCTACGAGGACGATGTCGCCGAGTCGATCAACGAGAGGGGCGAGAACCCGTACTTGACTGGGGTCGACCTGCCTCGGTCGTTGCGAGCCGAAACCGAAATTGCAACAGCGGTCCAGGATGCCGAGCTGGTGGTGTCCGTGAGCCCGTCGCAGGTTGTTGGGGCTGTGATGTCTCAGGCTGCCCCGTATCTACGGTCCGACGCAGTGCTTGTAAGCGCATCCAAGGGGATCGAGCTGGGCACTCTCCGGCGAATGGACGAGGTCCTGACTGACGTGGTCGCTCCTGAGATCATGCAAAGGTTCTGCGCTCTTTCTGGTCCGAGCTTCGCGAAAGAGGTCGCGGAGGGTGCCCCCACCGCCGTGGTTGTGGCGAGCCGACACGAGGCCACGGCCGCCTGGGTGCAGGCTGCCTTCCAGACGCCCTGGTTTCGAGTCTATACCAATCTCGATGTGATCGGCGTGGAGTTGGGTGGGGCCCTCAAAAATGTGGTGGCCCTCGCGGCTGGTGTCACAGCCGGGCTCGGTCATGGACACAACACCTCTACAGCGCTCATGACGCGAGGACTCGCTGAGATGGCCCGGCTCGGGGTCGCGATGGGAGCTAGTCAGGCTACTTTTTACGGACTCGCTGGAATGGGCGACCTCGTGCTCACATGCACCGGGTCCTTGAGTCGGAATCGGACAGTCGGGTACCGCCTGGGGCAGGGGGAACGCCTGGCCGATATCCTCGCGGACATGACTGCCGTTGCCGAAGGCGTGAAGACGGCGGGGGCAGTGTATGAGCTGTCAAAGCGTCACGGAGTAGAGATGCCGATCGCCGAGCAGGTGCACGCGATCGTAGGAGAGGGGCGCAGCCCTGCTGAGGCTGTGCGCGCCCTGATGTTGCGGGATCCGAAGCCCGAAGTGTGGTCTTGAGGGGAGGCGAAATGGACGCGAACCATCCCATAGCGAAGAAGGTCTACTACTCAATAGGGGAGGTCTGTGACCTTTCCGATCTGAAGCCTCACGTGCTTCGATATTGGGAGACCCAATTCGACGTATTGAACCCGACCAAGAATCGCGCAGGCAACCGGGTGTATCGATCCCGCGACGTCGAAGTGGTACTACTGGTCAAAACGCTGCTGTACGACGAGAAATACACGATCGAAGGAGCCAATCAGAAGCTCATCGACATGCGCCGCGAAGGCGGGCTCCGGTCTGAGGGCCATGACGTTGTTGCGCCTGAATTTTTGACGGGCATCAAGCGCGAGCTCGAAGAGCTTCGCGACCTTCTGTCACCACCGGTGCCGGGAAGCTGACCCTGAACATTCTCTGCACGAATGATGACGGGTATCTCTCTCGGGGCATCGATGTCTTGGCCCGGGCGTCGGCACGCCTCGGGTCCGTTACGACTGTCGCCCCCGACCGGGAGCAGAGTGCCTCGAGCAATTCTCTTACATTGCACTATCCGTTGCGTGCGAGACGGTCGAGGGACGCAGCCTGGATTGTCGACGGCACCCCCACCGATTGTGTGATCCTGGCGGTCAACGAACTGCTTGAGGTGCGCCCAGATGTGTGTGTGTCTGGCGTGAATCATGGATCGAACATGGGCGAGGACGTTCTCTACTCAGGGACGGTAGCAGCCGCGATGGAAGCGACCGTCATGGGGATCCCCGCCATCGCCCTATCCTATTGCGGTGAATTCCCGGAGGAACTCGACGGATGCGAAGATCTCGTCGTTGGCGTCATCTCCTCGATCCTGAAGCAGGGCTCGTTTCCGGAAGACACGCTCTTCAATGTGAACCTGCCGGCGATTCCCCCGTCCGAGGTGAAGGGCATCCGGGTTACATCACTGGGCCGACGCCGATACGCAGATTCGATCACGCGCGCTAATGACCCGTCGGGCAAAGAGTATTACTGGATTGGCGGCGGGGCCGTCCACTGGAGAGGACCCGCGGACTCGGACTTCCAAGCTGTTGATGACGGCTACGTCTCCGTGACGCCACTGCATCTAGATCTCACGAACTACAAGCTGCTCGAGGATATCCGCACGTGGGATCTGACGCTTTGACCGATACCCGATACGTCGCGTACCGTCGAAAACTCATCGAGGACATCCGCGCCCGAGGCGTTGATGATCTGGAGATTCTCCAACTCTTCGACCGGGTGCCGAGACATATTTTCCTGCCC
The Longimicrobiales bacterium DNA segment above includes these coding regions:
- the plsY gene encoding glycerol-3-phosphate 1-O-acyltransferase PlsY: MIYAFLGLSYLLGATPTSYWVGRVFHGLDLREHGSGNLGATNALRVLGMKSALPVVFVDVAKGWIPVWLFADLVGAGFEWAFAYGIAAILGHMFSFWVGFKGGKGMATSAGVFLGFAPLAVLAGFVLWLGFTLPTGYVSLGSIVSAGTLPFLIYLTPHQGGDALVLFSAPLAVFVVWKHRANIGRLRRGEENRFGVRGTRPSQAPDEREPAPAITPGDPEQPRTGTI
- a CDS encoding MerR family transcriptional regulator produces the protein MDANHPIAKKVYYSIGEVCDLSDLKPHVLRYWETQFDVLNPTKNRAGNRVYRSRDVEVVLLVKTLLYDEKYTIEGANQKLIDMRREGGLRSEGHDVVAPEFLTGIKRELEELRDLLSPPVPGS
- the surE gene encoding 5'/3'-nucleotidase SurE, which codes for MLCTNDDGYLSRGIDVLARASARLGSVTTVAPDREQSASSNSLTLHYPLRARRSRDAAWIVDGTPTDCVILAVNELLEVRPDVCVSGVNHGSNMGEDVLYSGTVAAAMEATVMGIPAIALSYCGEFPEELDGCEDLVVGVISSILKQGSFPEDTLFNVNLPAIPPSEVKGIRVTSLGRRRYADSITRANDPSGKEYYWIGGGAVHWRGPADSDFQAVDDGYVSVTPLHLDLTNYKLLEDIRTWDLTL
- the der gene encoding ribosome biogenesis GTPase Der codes for the protein MSGNLPVVAVVGRPNVGKSTFFNRIIGKRLAIVDDQPGVTRDRNFARADWAGREFYIVDTGGVIEGSDDRLDRSIREQAMHAVDEADVIMFLVDGKAGVHPLDERLAEVLRKTATPVVLVVNKVDNLPTDQSHLDFWSLGMDEPVPVSALSGKGSGDLLDRVLAALPPAEDFEDDENLIRVAIVGKPNVGKSSFVNRLVGEDRVVVSEIAGTTRDPIDTQFKYHGKTLVFVDTAGLRRQSKVKDSLEYYSALRTERVVISSDVCVVLVDASEEELHAQDVRIMQAAWDAGRGVIMLANKWDLVEKDTMTAPDWQKKVRARIPDLQWVPMVFTSAMTGLRIRKCLDLILDVNSERSRRIDTHEVNEILEELVRRQPPPHHRGRPVKVKYGTQVSVRPPTFALFSNFPKAIPAHYVRYLHNGFRDAWTFMGTPIRLRLRGGKDDD
- a CDS encoding DUF512 domain-containing protein, whose translation is MVRIAEIEAGSIADELNLEIGSRVVRINGERVRDGIDLTFLLSDTEIEVETVNPAGETIVYDIERDPGDPIGIVPAPDTIRECANKCVFCFIDGNPQDARKTLWLRDDDFRLSFTYGSYVTLTNLGPKGLQRLVDQRISPLYVSVHATESEVRERLLVNQRAGLIMDQLRELIAGGLEVHTQIVLCPEWNDGAHLDRTIEDLWGLGGAISSLSVVPVGLTRYNLENPVRLLNPDEAAQAIDRVDEARVRGLAERSNGWCYAADEMYLIAGREVPDVAYYDDGALYENGVGSIRRFVDLFDAGVSSVPRRDGGRIRLVTGGSMAPFIRERTDRLEAATGATVEVVQVRNDYFGESVTIAGLLGGQDILNTLGEGRSGDVIVLPAEALNGDNLFIDNVPLSDFTARLGPAEIRTGYEITEALKSA
- a CDS encoding NAD(P)-dependent glycerol-3-phosphate dehydrogenase, yielding MTAPLRATVIGAGSWGTALAMTLVESGHDVRIWSYEDDVAESINERGENPYLTGVDLPRSLRAETEIATAVQDAELVVSVSPSQVVGAVMSQAAPYLRSDAVLVSASKGIELGTLRRMDEVLTDVVAPEIMQRFCALSGPSFAKEVAEGAPTAVVVASRHEATAAWVQAAFQTPWFRVYTNLDVIGVELGGALKNVVALAAGVTAGLGHGHNTSTALMTRGLAEMARLGVAMGASQATFYGLAGMGDLVLTCTGSLSRNRTVGYRLGQGERLADILADMTAVAEGVKTAGAVYELSKRHGVEMPIAEQVHAIVGEGRSPAEAVRALMLRDPKPEVWS
- a CDS encoding M23 family metallopeptidase encodes the protein MPASMVALGLVACEQAEQVHDRFRDLTPHEAYQESLSDAGLAETALGRDWLTAGRSAVDAAAPVSLPFEEEGFIAAEDPGAMAYRVTVGRGQKLFAEIELESEDGAKVFVDLFRVPASEGDPPRPILSSDSVPGAFVHEPWRGGDFILRLQPELLRGGQYRVRLRLDAQLAFPVEGHGMRAVQSVFGVEREGGRRRHDGVDIFARRGTPVLATSAGVVNRVDVTNLGGKVVWLRDPVRNSNIYFAHLDSQHVANGDRVQTGDTLGFVGNSGNARTTPPHLHFGVYRRGEGPVDPSPFLRTTSGRMADMTADLDQLGSWVRLRNDGIRLRAAPSARSDVLREMLQYTPLRVLAGSGGYYRVRLPDGTQGYVAARLTESADQPVSSQVVASGESVRARPATNAPVIAQFAAGTEVPVLGRFQGYLYVRSPDGTTGWIADGQQ